From a region of the Paraburkholderia caribensis genome:
- a CDS encoding energy transducer TonB, protein MTTESINLQSWPNDKDSTREQGANVRSRKIRSSLVTAAVVVAHGIGLYFAIHHTSVILTSEGKPAGTVQVTLVAAPTPQPVKPPEPKPQPKPVVKPVVVKPKKASVLSSTAPSPRTVDAAPHNMPKVEKNAPPVQQQAEPATPAAPVAPTVTAPGPNLLDKPKEINEGELKQLGCQIPAPEYPSKAKRLQQEGTVVIKLTIGTDGQVTAARVARSSGFDSLDAAALASIRAGRCRPYTTAGVAQAVQATQPVAFNLNN, encoded by the coding sequence ATGACAACTGAATCAATCAATCTGCAGTCTTGGCCGAACGACAAGGACTCCACACGAGAGCAGGGGGCGAACGTGCGGTCCCGGAAGATACGCAGCAGTTTGGTCACTGCGGCCGTCGTGGTGGCTCACGGGATTGGACTGTATTTCGCAATTCACCATACCTCCGTGATTCTCACTTCTGAGGGGAAGCCGGCGGGCACGGTGCAGGTGACGCTAGTCGCCGCCCCGACACCGCAACCTGTCAAGCCACCCGAACCGAAGCCGCAACCAAAGCCGGTGGTCAAGCCTGTGGTGGTGAAGCCTAAGAAGGCGTCGGTCCTTTCTTCAACGGCTCCTAGCCCCCGTACTGTTGACGCGGCTCCGCACAACATGCCGAAGGTCGAAAAAAATGCGCCGCCGGTGCAACAACAAGCGGAACCCGCGACGCCTGCTGCACCAGTCGCTCCGACGGTTACCGCTCCGGGCCCAAACCTCCTGGACAAGCCGAAGGAGATTAACGAAGGGGAACTCAAGCAATTGGGTTGTCAGATCCCGGCCCCGGAGTACCCCTCAAAGGCAAAACGTCTTCAACAGGAAGGAACGGTCGTCATCAAACTGACGATTGGCACCGATGGGCAAGTGACGGCAGCCCGCGTTGCACGAAGCAGTGGTTTTGATTCACTGGACGCCGCCGCCCTCGCGTCGATTCGGGCCGGACGTTGCCGGCCCTACACGACCGCAGGAGTCGCGCAAGCAGTTCAGGCGACGCAGCCTGTTGCGTTTAATTTGAATAACTGA
- the tldD gene encoding metalloprotease TldD codes for MNDILKFQNPLPTLAEIRNAARECLLERNGVDEVQVDSALSLAMGTGGDFADLFLSDSVREAWSMEGGAVRGGSYRRDSGFGLRVMKGEETTFACSQRIDASALTRVASQLRTSGERAATTTATASNDGAQGRFSLYMGLAPLASVDALDKIALLQKVDQLARNHDARVVEVGASLQAVYESVWVTRHDGMSAGDVRPLLNLSVSVRVKSGSRMEHARSGMGGRYSFSEWSDDVVASFVKNLVDAAIIKLDARPAPAGPMSVVVGPGWNGVLLHEAVGHGLEADGIRRGTSVFAGRVGQTVAQRGVTIVDDGSMLGRRGSLNVDDEGHRTGRTVLIEDGVLRGFMQDSLSARLMGVPQTGNGRREDYTCLPMPRMTNTFMLNGNHEPEEIIASVANGIYVAGLEGGQVDITSGQFVFEASEAFLIENGKITAPIKGATITGNGPETIKKISLVGNDLELDSGKAVCGKAGQSVPVGVGQPTLRVDDMTVGGTA; via the coding sequence ATGAATGACATTTTGAAATTTCAGAACCCGTTGCCTACGTTGGCTGAAATACGCAATGCTGCGCGGGAGTGCTTGCTTGAGCGCAATGGCGTCGACGAGGTCCAGGTCGACTCTGCCTTATCGCTCGCTATGGGAACCGGCGGGGACTTTGCGGACCTCTTCTTGAGCGACTCGGTCAGGGAAGCATGGTCCATGGAAGGCGGCGCCGTTCGAGGTGGTTCTTATCGCCGCGACTCTGGGTTTGGTCTTCGAGTCATGAAAGGCGAAGAGACGACGTTCGCGTGTTCGCAACGAATAGACGCGTCTGCGCTTACGCGTGTTGCATCCCAGTTGCGCACGAGCGGAGAGCGCGCCGCGACAACTACAGCCACCGCGAGCAATGACGGTGCGCAAGGCCGCTTCTCGTTGTATATGGGCTTGGCGCCGCTTGCATCGGTCGATGCCTTGGACAAAATCGCGCTCCTTCAAAAAGTCGACCAGCTGGCGAGAAATCACGATGCCCGGGTTGTCGAAGTTGGCGCTTCGCTCCAAGCGGTATATGAGAGCGTTTGGGTGACCCGCCACGACGGCATGAGTGCGGGTGATGTGCGGCCATTGCTGAACCTTTCGGTGAGCGTGCGAGTAAAATCGGGCTCGCGTATGGAGCATGCGCGCAGCGGAATGGGTGGCCGATATTCGTTTAGCGAATGGTCGGATGATGTTGTCGCATCCTTCGTCAAAAATCTCGTAGATGCAGCAATCATCAAGCTCGATGCGCGCCCCGCGCCCGCTGGCCCGATGAGTGTTGTGGTTGGTCCTGGCTGGAACGGCGTTCTTCTGCATGAGGCAGTGGGGCACGGTCTTGAGGCAGACGGTATTCGGCGCGGAACATCTGTGTTCGCTGGTCGCGTTGGTCAAACTGTCGCGCAACGAGGCGTAACCATTGTCGATGACGGCTCTATGTTGGGTCGCCGCGGCTCACTGAATGTGGATGATGAAGGTCATCGGACCGGGCGCACCGTTCTCATTGAAGATGGCGTGTTGCGGGGATTCATGCAGGACTCGCTGAGCGCCCGGCTAATGGGGGTGCCGCAAACTGGTAATGGTCGCAGGGAGGACTATACCTGCCTCCCAATGCCGAGAATGACCAACACCTTTATGCTCAACGGCAACCACGAACCGGAAGAAATCATCGCATCTGTGGCGAACGGCATTTATGTTGCGGGGCTGGAGGGTGGGCAGGTGGACATAACGAGTGGCCAGTTCGTGTTCGAGGCGTCCGAAGCATTCCTCATTGAAAACGGGAAGATAACTGCGCCCATCAAGGGCGCGACTATCACCGGAAACGGACCTGAGACGATCAAGAAGATTAGCCTCGTCGGTAACGACCTCGAGCTTGATTCCGGTAAAGCGGTGTGTGGTAAAGCCGGCCAGAGCGTACCCGTGGGAGTTGGACAGCCGACCCTGCGCGTAGACGACATGACGGTCGGCGGCACAGCGTAA
- a CDS encoding AAA family ATPase, translated as MLNTLAINNYRSIRELVIPLTRLNLITGPNGSGKSNIYRALRLLASTAQDGIIAPLAREGGLNSVVWAGPEDRSGRMRRGEIPVQHRAKGTPASRLKLGFAGEEFGYAVSMGLVTPAGNEDRDTPSSFALDPEFKRESIWAGPVLRPASLLVDRDGSVVRRRLDQGWDVLTHQLPRYESLFSEVGRDKLSPEVFSVREAIRGWRFYDHFRVDADSLARQQQIGTRTLVLDHDGRDLAAAWQTIREIGDREALDEAVNDAFPGAWVEIESQPGGFFYLRFHQEGLLRPLGAAELSDGTLRYLLLCAALLTPRPPELMVLNEPEASLHPDLTMALGRLIRRAARNSQLWVVSHSTRLAAALEEDEDCNPIILEKVFSETTIPGQHLLDRPAWSWADGKK; from the coding sequence ATGTTGAACACACTTGCAATCAACAACTATCGTTCGATAAGAGAGTTGGTCATCCCGTTGACGAGACTCAACCTCATCACTGGCCCGAACGGCAGCGGAAAGTCGAACATATATCGAGCGCTACGTCTTCTGGCCAGCACGGCGCAGGACGGCATCATTGCTCCGCTTGCGCGCGAGGGCGGTCTGAACTCTGTGGTATGGGCCGGCCCCGAAGACCGTTCTGGCCGCATGCGCCGGGGGGAAATACCGGTGCAGCATCGAGCAAAAGGGACCCCGGCATCGCGTCTCAAGCTCGGCTTTGCCGGTGAGGAGTTCGGTTACGCGGTCAGTATGGGATTGGTCACACCCGCTGGAAACGAAGACCGTGATACGCCTTCATCTTTCGCACTTGACCCGGAGTTCAAGCGGGAGTCCATCTGGGCGGGCCCGGTCTTGCGGCCAGCAAGCCTTCTTGTCGACCGAGACGGTAGCGTGGTTCGCCGCAGACTCGACCAAGGTTGGGATGTCTTGACGCACCAACTGCCTCGGTATGAAAGCCTGTTTTCTGAAGTCGGAAGAGACAAGCTCAGTCCGGAAGTTTTTTCGGTTCGCGAGGCCATACGCGGATGGAGATTCTATGACCACTTTCGCGTGGACGCCGATTCTCTCGCGCGGCAGCAGCAAATTGGCACTCGAACGCTTGTCCTCGACCACGATGGACGCGACCTCGCCGCAGCATGGCAGACGATTCGTGAAATTGGAGACCGTGAGGCACTCGACGAAGCCGTGAATGATGCTTTTCCGGGCGCGTGGGTCGAAATCGAGTCTCAGCCTGGCGGCTTTTTCTATTTACGGTTTCATCAGGAGGGGCTTTTGCGGCCCCTCGGGGCAGCTGAGCTTTCCGATGGAACGTTGCGATATCTGCTGTTGTGTGCAGCGTTGCTTACGCCGCGTCCCCCAGAACTTATGGTTCTCAACGAACCCGAGGCGAGCCTTCATCCGGACCTTACCATGGCGCTGGGACGATTGATTCGACGGGCGGCTCGGAACTCGCAGCTGTGGGTAGTCTCGCACTCGACGCGCCTTGCCGCAGCTCTTGAGGAGGACGAGGACTGCAACCCGATTATCTTGGAGAAAGTGTTCTCTGAAACCACGATTCCTGGTCAGCACTTGCTCGACCGGCCTGCGTGGTCTTGGGCGGACGGCAAGAAATAG
- a CDS encoding ExbD/TolR family protein — MSILLDSGNDEGVMNDINMTPLIDVMLVLLIIFIVTLPVINKAVKVQLPTAAAQPAESKAHDIDISITADKSVLWDKEPVDDDALKQRIASAAKQPDPPAVNVDADENVPYGRVATVMAALQGGGLNKLNFVMQPPKVEK, encoded by the coding sequence ATGTCAATCCTGCTCGATAGCGGCAATGACGAAGGGGTCATGAACGATATCAACATGACGCCGCTGATTGACGTCATGCTGGTGCTGCTCATCATTTTTATCGTCACGCTTCCGGTCATCAACAAAGCGGTGAAGGTTCAGCTTCCGACCGCGGCGGCGCAGCCTGCGGAGTCGAAGGCGCATGACATCGACATTTCGATTACGGCAGACAAGTCGGTCCTGTGGGACAAAGAACCAGTTGATGACGATGCGTTGAAGCAGCGTATCGCATCGGCGGCAAAGCAGCCTGACCCGCCCGCGGTGAACGTCGATGCCGATGAGAACGTGCCGTACGGCAGGGTCGCCACTGTGATGGCCGCACTCCAGGGCGGGGGCCTCAACAAGCTCAATTTCGTTATGCAACCTCCGAAGGTGGAGAAGTGA
- a CDS encoding MotA/TolQ/ExbB proton channel family protein: MEQYGIANVWQTGDIVTRFIFVALLAMSVASWAVLLTKAIGNRRLEAIGKRVQTRFWATQNLNEGLDALGTSADNPYRALVVAGREANEQQGASHSVMQGSLGSGEWVARGLRNAFDEEAARLQNGLAVLGSIGSTAPFVGLFGTVWGIYHALMAIGLSGEASLDHVAGPVGESLVMTAFGLFVAIPAVLGFNYVNRGNTRVRQRLHRFMHELHVYFVTGAKARNEMQRALSGTSAAKAQNVNVAA; encoded by the coding sequence ATGGAACAGTACGGTATCGCAAACGTATGGCAGACGGGTGACATCGTCACGCGATTCATCTTCGTCGCGTTGCTCGCAATGTCCGTCGCGTCGTGGGCAGTGCTTCTGACGAAGGCCATCGGCAATCGCCGTCTCGAGGCGATTGGCAAGCGTGTGCAAACCAGGTTCTGGGCGACGCAAAACCTGAATGAAGGTCTGGACGCGCTTGGAACGTCTGCCGACAACCCCTACCGGGCGCTCGTCGTCGCCGGTCGCGAAGCAAACGAACAGCAGGGAGCGAGTCACTCGGTGATGCAAGGGAGCCTGGGTTCTGGAGAGTGGGTCGCGCGCGGCTTGCGAAACGCATTCGATGAGGAGGCCGCGCGTCTGCAAAACGGTCTTGCAGTCCTGGGGTCAATCGGCAGTACGGCACCGTTCGTCGGGCTGTTTGGTACCGTGTGGGGCATTTACCACGCACTAATGGCAATTGGTCTCTCTGGCGAGGCAAGTCTCGACCACGTCGCAGGCCCGGTCGGCGAATCGCTGGTTATGACCGCGTTCGGCCTTTTCGTTGCCATTCCGGCCGTCCTTGGATTCAACTATGTGAATCGCGGCAACACCCGTGTTCGCCAACGCTTGCACCGCTTCATGCACGAACTGCACGTTTATTTCGTCACGGGCGCGAAGGCGCGTAACGAAATGCAGCGTGCACTGTCGGGCACGAGTGCCGCCAAGGCGCAGAACGTCAACGTCGCAGCGTAA
- the pepN gene encoding aminopeptidase N: protein MPSNETPPIVRRTDYTPPSFLIDSVSLEFDLAPEQTTVRNTMRVRRNPEAVRESSLELVGEKLTFISAVADGAPADVVVGEGSLTVKDVPDSVELTLTGVCAPSANTTMMGLYVSRGNFFTQCEAEGFRRITWFLDRPDVMSTYTVTLRADKVSYPVLLSNGNLVDQGELADGRHYAKWEDPFRKPAYLFALVAGKLEALEERVRTSSGAEKLLQVWVEPNDLDKTRHAMDSLIQSIRWDEARFGLELDVDRFMIVAVSDFNMGAMENKGLNIFNTKFILANAETASDVDYANIQAIVGHEYFHNWTGNRVTCRDWFQLSLKEGLTVFRDQEFTAAMMGGDENAAARAIKRIEDVRVLRQMQFGEDSGPMAHPIRPESYAEISNFYTATVYRKGAEVVRMYQTLLGRDGFRKGMDLYFQRHDGSAATCDDFRAAMADANGRDFSQFERWYSQAGTPRVTVTTRYDAAAQRYSVTLTQSYGHVSVAARPTQMGPLHIPFAIGLLGPLGVDMRLRLEGESAARETTRVLELTETQQTFTFVDVTAKPLPSLLRNFSAPVIVEYDYSVDELAVLLAHDSDPFNRWEAGQCLATRELLSLAARAAASQHLEANDALISSYRRVLTDATLSPGFRELMLVLPTETYLAELMTDADPAAVHAARQFLRKQLATALKEEWLATYEDNLTPGAYEPTPNASGRRGLKNLSLSYLAELDDPADAVRLASAQYRGANNMTDRSAALVALLNASASAGLDFGEHALDDFYGRFEGDPLVVDKWFAFQAMQRGTSQRPTVEIVRALMSHPAFNIRNPNRVRALIFSFCGANPAQFHAADGSGYAFWAEQVVALDALNPQVAARLTRVLERWRAYMPSLREPMRKALTAVAEQVKSRDVVEIIHKALA from the coding sequence ATGCCTTCTAACGAAACGCCGCCGATCGTGCGTCGCACGGACTATACCCCGCCCTCGTTCCTGATTGATTCGGTCAGCCTCGAATTCGATCTGGCGCCAGAGCAAACCACAGTGCGCAACACCATGCGTGTTCGACGTAACCCGGAAGCCGTGCGCGAGAGCAGTCTTGAGCTTGTTGGCGAAAAGTTGACATTCATATCTGCAGTTGCTGATGGTGCGCCAGCGGACGTGGTGGTCGGGGAAGGTAGTCTTACGGTCAAAGACGTTCCTGACTCGGTCGAACTGACGCTCACAGGCGTGTGTGCACCGTCTGCAAACACAACGATGATGGGGCTCTATGTTTCTCGCGGCAACTTTTTCACGCAGTGCGAAGCGGAGGGGTTTCGTCGCATCACCTGGTTCCTGGACCGTCCGGACGTCATGTCCACTTATACGGTCACGCTACGCGCTGACAAGGTAAGCTACCCCGTCCTTCTGTCGAACGGCAATCTGGTTGACCAGGGCGAATTGGCGGATGGTCGCCATTACGCGAAATGGGAAGACCCGTTTCGCAAACCTGCCTATCTGTTTGCGCTTGTCGCCGGGAAACTCGAAGCACTCGAAGAGCGCGTCAGGACCAGTTCTGGCGCAGAGAAGCTGTTGCAAGTGTGGGTCGAGCCGAACGACCTGGACAAGACCCGTCACGCGATGGATTCGCTCATTCAGTCCATCCGCTGGGACGAGGCGCGCTTTGGCCTCGAGCTGGACGTGGACCGCTTCATGATTGTCGCCGTGAGCGACTTCAACATGGGCGCAATGGAGAACAAGGGTCTCAATATCTTCAATACGAAGTTCATTCTCGCGAATGCTGAGACGGCTTCGGACGTGGACTATGCGAACATCCAGGCCATCGTGGGTCACGAATACTTCCACAACTGGACCGGAAACCGCGTGACATGCCGCGACTGGTTCCAACTGAGCTTGAAAGAGGGGCTCACCGTTTTCCGGGACCAGGAATTCACAGCAGCGATGATGGGCGGGGACGAGAACGCGGCCGCTCGCGCTATCAAACGCATCGAGGACGTCCGCGTATTGCGCCAGATGCAATTCGGCGAGGATAGTGGTCCGATGGCGCATCCCATTCGTCCGGAAAGCTATGCGGAAATCAGCAACTTCTATACCGCGACGGTGTATCGCAAGGGCGCCGAAGTTGTGCGGATGTATCAGACGCTCCTCGGACGCGATGGTTTCCGCAAGGGCATGGACCTGTATTTCCAGCGTCATGACGGTTCTGCCGCTACGTGCGACGATTTTCGTGCCGCAATGGCCGACGCCAACGGTCGCGATTTTTCGCAGTTCGAGCGCTGGTACAGCCAGGCCGGCACGCCGCGCGTGACGGTAACGACTCGGTATGATGCGGCAGCTCAGCGCTACAGCGTGACGTTAACGCAGAGCTATGGCCACGTGTCGGTGGCAGCCCGGCCGACCCAGATGGGGCCGCTGCACATTCCGTTCGCGATTGGGCTTCTCGGCCCGCTCGGTGTGGATATGCGTCTTCGCCTTGAGGGCGAGAGTGCTGCTCGAGAGACAACACGCGTACTTGAGCTGACGGAGACGCAGCAGACCTTCACATTTGTCGACGTGACGGCAAAGCCGTTGCCGTCGCTGCTTCGCAATTTCTCAGCGCCGGTTATCGTGGAGTACGACTACAGCGTCGACGAGCTCGCCGTTCTGCTCGCCCACGACAGTGACCCGTTTAACCGCTGGGAAGCAGGTCAGTGCCTGGCAACCCGCGAGCTTCTTTCTCTCGCGGCGCGCGCCGCTGCAAGCCAACACCTGGAAGCGAATGACGCGCTTATCAGCTCGTATCGCCGTGTTCTGACCGATGCCACGCTCTCGCCGGGCTTCCGTGAGCTCATGCTCGTGCTGCCCACTGAAACGTATCTGGCCGAACTGATGACGGATGCGGACCCGGCGGCCGTGCATGCTGCCCGACAGTTCCTGAGGAAGCAACTGGCGACTGCGCTTAAGGAAGAGTGGCTTGCGACGTACGAGGACAATCTGACGCCGGGCGCATATGAGCCGACGCCGAATGCCTCCGGGCGGCGTGGCTTGAAGAATCTTTCCCTCAGCTACCTCGCAGAGCTCGACGACCCAGCTGATGCCGTGCGTCTGGCTAGCGCCCAATATCGAGGCGCGAACAACATGACGGACCGTTCGGCAGCCCTCGTGGCGCTGCTGAATGCATCGGCTAGTGCAGGCCTCGATTTCGGGGAACATGCGCTTGACGACTTCTATGGTCGGTTTGAGGGCGACCCACTGGTCGTCGACAAGTGGTTTGCATTCCAGGCAATGCAGCGTGGCACGTCGCAGCGTCCAACTGTCGAGATTGTGCGCGCTCTAATGAGCCATCCGGCGTTCAACATCAGGAACCCCAATCGTGTCCGTGCGCTCATCTTCAGCTTCTGCGGTGCTAATCCCGCACAGTTCCATGCTGCCGACGGCTCTGGCTATGCCTTCTGGGCAGAACAGGTTGTGGCACTTGATGCGTTGAACCCGCAGGTTGCCGCACGACTGACTCGCGTGCTCGAAAGATGGCGTGCATACATGCCTTCGCTGCGCGAGCCGATGCGCAAGGCGCTTACCGCGGTCGCTGAGCAAGTCAAGTCGCGCGACGTTGTAGAAATCATCCATAAGGCGCTCGCCTGA
- a CDS encoding Fis family transcriptional regulator, translating into MKTELLPLPQRIRDVLSLEYHLQLEAMRAGAGSLMALRTLLRVAMATTMLREFGYGNAAGRTVADYESEASDAFAIGHEGSYAFSVATVKKFATLLTEHDAQLEVAPVRIIDQIARRLEGPN; encoded by the coding sequence ATGAAGACGGAGTTGTTGCCACTGCCACAGCGTATTCGCGATGTCCTATCGCTGGAGTATCACTTGCAATTGGAGGCTATGCGAGCCGGTGCCGGTTCACTCATGGCTCTTCGGACGCTTCTTCGGGTTGCGATGGCTACGACGATGCTCCGTGAATTTGGGTACGGGAATGCAGCAGGTCGAACAGTTGCGGACTATGAAAGCGAGGCAAGTGACGCCTTTGCCATCGGACATGAAGGTAGCTATGCCTTCAGCGTTGCAACGGTAAAGAAATTTGCCACGCTACTTACCGAGCACGACGCCCAACTGGAAGTGGCACCGGTTCGTATCATCGACCAGATTGCCAGGCGCCTCGAGGGGCCGAACTGA
- a CDS encoding ABC transporter ATP-binding protein/permease, with product MSANRAFPKDRAEDKEARRRFPSVWLLILPYWKTKQGLQSLAMLACVLVGGWVGTYVSLWLNRWTGTFYDAIGAQKFVLLPALLTSFIVVAVLNAAQMMLAVALQSVVEFRWRKWLTNWMTEKWLERRLYYRIERDGALENIDQRVADDVRLFVHDSLLLTMGVLDVPVRIITFAIVLWNIGGGMKVTLGGSTYTIAGYLVFAAVVYQGTIFLFTHLLGRRAITLNAKQNRLEGDFRVRMVRVREFAEQIAFLRGEQTERQNLSNSLNKVISNLFSTLWITTRVAFFTNTVGHLGSIVPTLLVLPRLMGGNLTLGGLMQSNSAFGSLTGALSFFPQVYLGFASWRAEANRLREFLAVEVVTENVGFVVERGERHIVSGCGLLLTNADGLELARVPDFTVSPGSRCIVRGRSGSGKSTLLRALAGLWPHGQGTITIPSSGMFFVPQRSYMPSGTLKAVVTYPEDESAFRDEECVEVLRACGLSAYVDSLNVVDRWDGRFSGGEQQRIAFARVLLAKPNVLFLDECTSALDSQSERELYTLLLSSLPDATILSVAHRRELAELHEMAIDFSSGSTSEPSEPDQNGKAPHLPFEDRRGLEKMPC from the coding sequence GTGAGCGCCAATCGCGCGTTCCCGAAAGACCGCGCCGAGGATAAGGAGGCTCGCCGGCGTTTTCCATCCGTTTGGCTCCTCATTCTTCCGTACTGGAAAACAAAGCAGGGTCTACAGTCACTCGCGATGTTGGCGTGCGTTCTCGTCGGCGGTTGGGTGGGGACGTATGTATCTCTTTGGCTAAATCGCTGGACCGGGACCTTCTACGACGCTATCGGCGCGCAAAAGTTTGTTTTGCTGCCCGCACTTTTGACATCCTTCATCGTCGTGGCCGTGTTGAACGCTGCCCAGATGATGCTCGCTGTAGCACTCCAGTCGGTTGTCGAATTTCGGTGGCGCAAGTGGCTCACGAACTGGATGACGGAAAAGTGGCTTGAGCGGCGACTTTATTATCGTATCGAGCGCGATGGTGCGCTCGAGAACATAGACCAGCGTGTGGCCGACGATGTAAGGCTTTTCGTGCACGACTCGCTGCTTCTGACTATGGGCGTTCTCGACGTCCCTGTCAGGATAATCACGTTCGCGATTGTGCTCTGGAATATTGGTGGCGGGATGAAGGTAACCCTCGGAGGTTCGACCTATACGATTGCTGGTTATCTCGTCTTTGCTGCTGTGGTCTATCAAGGGACCATTTTTCTCTTCACCCATCTCCTGGGGCGACGCGCAATTACGTTGAATGCAAAACAGAATCGTCTGGAGGGTGATTTCCGGGTGAGGATGGTCCGTGTGCGCGAATTTGCTGAACAGATTGCATTTCTTCGTGGCGAACAAACGGAGCGCCAGAATCTTTCGAATTCACTCAACAAGGTTATCTCCAACCTGTTTTCGACCCTCTGGATTACGACCAGAGTCGCTTTCTTCACCAATACGGTCGGGCACCTTGGCTCTATTGTTCCCACGCTATTGGTGCTTCCCCGCTTGATGGGCGGGAACCTCACCCTCGGCGGTTTGATGCAGTCCAACAGTGCGTTTGGCTCGTTGACGGGCGCTCTATCATTCTTTCCGCAGGTTTACCTCGGTTTCGCTTCGTGGCGCGCTGAGGCAAACCGGCTTCGCGAGTTCCTGGCAGTGGAAGTTGTCACGGAGAACGTAGGGTTCGTTGTGGAGCGTGGCGAGAGGCACATTGTTAGCGGGTGCGGCCTTCTGCTGACAAACGCTGACGGACTGGAACTGGCACGTGTTCCCGACTTCACAGTTTCACCAGGTTCGCGTTGCATTGTTCGTGGCCGCTCCGGTTCCGGGAAGAGCACGCTGCTTCGGGCATTGGCAGGTCTCTGGCCTCATGGTCAGGGGACGATTACGATTCCGTCGAGTGGCATGTTTTTTGTGCCGCAGCGCAGCTATATGCCGTCGGGTACTTTGAAGGCAGTCGTTACGTATCCCGAAGACGAAAGCGCCTTCCGGGACGAAGAGTGCGTCGAGGTTCTTCGTGCCTGCGGCCTTTCCGCGTACGTAGATTCGCTGAATGTCGTCGACAGATGGGACGGACGGTTCTCGGGGGGAGAGCAGCAACGTATTGCGTTTGCGCGAGTATTGTTGGCTAAACCGAATGTTCTGTTTCTTGATGAATGCACGTCGGCGCTGGATTCGCAGAGCGAAAGGGAGCTATATACGCTCCTTCTATCCAGTTTGCCAGACGCAACAATTCTTAGTGTAGCCCATCGGCGGGAACTCGCCGAGCTGCACGAGATGGCCATCGACTTCAGCAGCGGTTCCACTTCGGAACCCAGTGAGCCGGACCAGAACGGGAAGGCTCCGCATCTCCCATTTGAAGACAGGCGAGGTCTCGAAAAAATGCCTTGCTAG
- a CDS encoding TldD/PmbA family protein encodes MIDSVEGKKRSNEMQTSAVETTAPDAEVGDIAAQALELTKANGAEDAKVEISRTESRSVTVRNGVPAERKFQLVSEVTITVFRDGRRASTATSDLSRSGLDAAIVAALSIAAVTARDEAAGPADEKHLASDIHDLDLCHPADVALDDMVESARRAEAAAYAVDKAIAATNGASVHVAHGVSLLATSRGFMGSTPWSMNAISATAVAAGERERQIGFWSDAARVYESLPSPDEIGKTAASRALGALNSRSVPTQTCPVLFEPMAAMGLLREFVAAASGDALYRTGSFLKDRVGTSLFPEDISVIEDPFVKRGMSSRCFDGDGISVSRRAVIDRGVLRGYFLGLYAARRLKMEPTGSGYGPHNLEVRSERSSTADDLRSMLSKLGRGLFVTDLVGGGVNRLNGDLSRAARGFWVEGGEIQFAVSGVTLASNLFDMFRGLRAIGGDRLARGGITTGSWLIDEMKVGGL; translated from the coding sequence TTGATTGACTCAGTTGAAGGTAAGAAACGGAGTAATGAGATGCAGACAAGCGCAGTCGAGACGACCGCACCGGACGCCGAGGTAGGAGACATCGCCGCCCAGGCGCTCGAACTGACCAAGGCAAATGGCGCGGAAGATGCGAAAGTAGAAATCTCCCGGACTGAGAGTCGTTCCGTTACGGTGCGCAACGGCGTGCCCGCAGAGCGAAAGTTTCAGCTGGTTTCGGAGGTGACGATTACGGTTTTCCGCGACGGTCGAAGAGCCTCCACGGCGACGTCGGACCTTTCGCGTAGCGGACTGGACGCTGCCATAGTTGCTGCGTTGAGCATCGCGGCTGTCACTGCGCGCGACGAGGCGGCTGGACCTGCTGACGAAAAGCACCTGGCTTCGGATATCCATGACCTCGACCTGTGTCATCCAGCGGATGTCGCACTGGATGACATGGTGGAGTCGGCACGCAGAGCGGAAGCGGCAGCCTATGCGGTCGACAAGGCGATTGCTGCAACCAACGGAGCTAGTGTCCATGTGGCGCACGGAGTCTCGCTACTTGCAACGTCGCGAGGCTTTATGGGAAGTACGCCCTGGTCGATGAACGCCATTTCAGCGACTGCAGTAGCAGCAGGGGAGCGTGAGCGGCAGATTGGTTTTTGGAGCGATGCCGCTAGAGTCTACGAAAGCCTGCCGAGCCCGGATGAAATCGGCAAGACGGCCGCTTCGAGAGCGCTTGGCGCACTGAATTCACGTTCGGTTCCGACGCAAACATGCCCAGTGCTTTTCGAGCCGATGGCCGCAATGGGTCTTTTGCGAGAGTTTGTCGCAGCGGCTTCGGGCGATGCGTTGTATCGGACAGGCTCCTTCTTGAAGGACCGTGTAGGCACCTCTCTCTTCCCTGAAGATATTTCCGTAATCGAGGACCCCTTCGTGAAGCGCGGGATGTCCAGTCGATGTTTCGACGGCGATGGCATTTCCGTCTCTCGGCGTGCTGTCATCGACAGAGGCGTGCTCCGGGGCTACTTTTTGGGACTTTACGCTGCGAGGCGTCTCAAGATGGAGCCGACCGGCAGCGGCTATGGGCCGCATAACCTCGAGGTTCGGAGCGAGCGCTCGAGTACAGCGGACGACCTGCGTTCGATGCTCTCAAAGCTTGGCCGTGGCCTATTTGTTACCGATTTAGTCGGTGGCGGCGTGAACCGACTGAACGGCGATCTCTCGCGTGCTGCAAGGGGATTCTGGGTTGAGGGCGGCGAGATTCAGTTTGCTGTCTCCGGGGTGACTCTCGCGTCGAACCTCTTCGACATGTTCAGAGGGTTGCGCGCGATTGGTGGCGATAGGCTAGCGCGTGGGGGAATCACCACGGGCTCGTGGCTCATTGACGAAATGAAGGTTGGCGGGCTCTGA